In Phocoena sinus isolate mPhoSin1 chromosome 10, mPhoSin1.pri, whole genome shotgun sequence, a single genomic region encodes these proteins:
- the CD63 gene encoding CD63 antigen isoform X1: MAVEGGMKCVKFLLYVLLLAFCAFAVGLIAVGIGAQLVLNQTITPGATPGSLLPVVIIAVGAFLFLVAFVGCCGACKENYCLMITFAIFLSLIMLVEVAAAIAGYVFRDKVISEFNKDFRQQMQNYPQNNHTASILDSMQEDFKCCGAANYTDWEKILTVTKRVPDSCCVNVTQGCGINFNVKDIHTEGCVEKIGGWLRSKVLVVAAAALGIAFVEVLGIVFACCLVKSIRSGYEVM; encoded by the exons ATGGCTGTGGAAGGAGGAATGAAATGTGTCAAGTTCTTGCTCTACGTTCTTCTGTTGGCCTTTTGC gcctTTGCGGTGGGGCTGATCGCTGTGGGCATAGGGGCCCAGCTCGTCCTGAATCAGACCATCACCCCGGGGGCCACCCCTGGCTCCCTGTTGCCCGTGGTCATCATCGCAGTGGGTGCCTTCCTCTTCCTGGTGGCCTTTGTGGGCTGCTGTGGAGCCTGCAAGGAGAACTACTGCCTTATGATCACG TTTGCCATCTTCCTGTCCCTTATCATGCTGGTGGAGGTGGCTGCAGCCATTGCTGGCTATGTGTTTAGAGACAAG GTGATATCAGAATTTAATAAGGATTTCCGGCAGCAGATGCAGAATTATCCCCAAAACAACCACACAGCATCGATCCTGGACAGTATGCAGGAAGAC TTTAAGTGCTGCGGGGCGGCTAACtacacagactgggagaagatcCTGACTGTGACCAAGCGAGTCCCTGACTCCTGCTGTGTCAATGTCACTCAGGGCTGTGGGATTAATTTCAACGTGAAGGATATCCATACTGAG GGCTGTGTGGAGAAGATCGGGGGCTGGCTGAGGAGCAAAGTGCtggtggtggctgcagcagccctGGGCATTGCCTTTGTGGAG GTGCTGGGTATCGTCTTTGCCTGCTGCCTTGTGAAGAGCATCCGAAGTGGCTATGAGGTGATGTAG
- the CD63 gene encoding CD63 antigen isoform X2, whose amino-acid sequence MITFAIFLSLIMLVEVAAAIAGYVFRDKVISEFNKDFRQQMQNYPQNNHTASILDSMQEDFKCCGAANYTDWEKILTVTKRVPDSCCVNVTQGCGINFNVKDIHTEGCVEKIGGWLRSKVLVVAAAALGIAFVEVLGIVFACCLVKSIRSGYEVM is encoded by the exons ATGATCACG TTTGCCATCTTCCTGTCCCTTATCATGCTGGTGGAGGTGGCTGCAGCCATTGCTGGCTATGTGTTTAGAGACAAG GTGATATCAGAATTTAATAAGGATTTCCGGCAGCAGATGCAGAATTATCCCCAAAACAACCACACAGCATCGATCCTGGACAGTATGCAGGAAGAC TTTAAGTGCTGCGGGGCGGCTAACtacacagactgggagaagatcCTGACTGTGACCAAGCGAGTCCCTGACTCCTGCTGTGTCAATGTCACTCAGGGCTGTGGGATTAATTTCAACGTGAAGGATATCCATACTGAG GGCTGTGTGGAGAAGATCGGGGGCTGGCTGAGGAGCAAAGTGCtggtggtggctgcagcagccctGGGCATTGCCTTTGTGGAG GTGCTGGGTATCGTCTTTGCCTGCTGCCTTGTGAAGAGCATCCGAAGTGGCTATGAGGTGATGTAG